One genomic window of Panicum hallii strain FIL2 chromosome 6, PHallii_v3.1, whole genome shotgun sequence includes the following:
- the LOC112898477 gene encoding oligopeptide transporter 1-like — protein MSSCVMLAFVNEFFNYRSSQLSIGTVVVQIASLPIGRLMASTLPERPIRVPLTGGRCSFSLNPGPFSLKEHCLIIIFAGAGCSGVYALNIIAIVKVFYKRQTNPYAAMLLAQTTQLLGYGWAGLFRKFLVDSAYMWWPINLVQVTLFRAMHEEEKRPRGGLTRLQFFIIVMICSFAYYLIPSYLFPTISTISVLCLVYKDSVTAQQIGSGLKGLGVGSFGLDWNTVAGFLGNPLASPAFTIVNVMAGFALSTYVAVPLLYWTNTYNAKRFPLISPHVYDDAGEAYDTSRVLDPKTFALNLKEYNAYSRINVSVLFAINYGIGFASLMSTLSHVALYHGKEIWDLCRKAAAGKKADGGKEQDVHTRIMKRNYKHVPQWWFLLMLAIVLALSLFTCEGFGRQLQLPYWGLLLACAIAFSFTLPIGVISATTNMQPGLNVITELIIGYLYPGKPLANVVFKTYGFISMGQALAFVSDFKLGHYMKIPPRSMFFAQLAGTLTASTVHFATAWWLLTTVRNICDVEKLPAAGSPWTCPGDDVFYNASIIWGVVGPLRMFGRLGNYWQMNYFFLIGLLAPVPAWLLQRAYPRSRVLQSVNLPLIFAGASGLLPARTVNFLMWGLVGFLFNHVVYRRYKAWWMQYNYVLAAGLDAGVAFMGVFTFVALGYFDIYGPQWWGGVADDHCNLAPCPTAPGVVAKGCPLV, from the exons ATGTCCTCCTGCGTGATGCTCGCCTTCGTCAACGAGTTCTTCAATTACCGCTCCTCCCAGCTGAGCATCGGCACGGTGGTGGTGCAGATCGCGTCGCTGCCCATCGGGCGGCTTATGGCGTCCACGCTGCCAGAGCGGCCGATCCGCGTGCCGCTCACCGGCGGCAGATGCTCCTTCTCCCTCAACCCGGGCCCCTTCAGCCTCAAGGAGCACtgcctcatcatcatcttcgccGGCGCCGGGTGCAGCGGCGTCTACGCCCTCAACATCATCGCCATCGTCAAGGTCTTCTACAAGCGCCAGACCAACCCCTACGCTGCCATGCTGCTGGCGCAGACCACCCAG CTGCTTGGATACGGCTGGGCTGGCCTGTTCAGGAAGTTTTTGGTTGATTCGGCTTATATGTGGTGGCCTATCAACCTTGTCCAGGTCACCCTCTTCAG AGCAATGCACGAGGAGGAGAAGCGTCCCAGGGGAGGGCTGACGCGGCTGCAATTCTTCATCATCGTGATGATCTGCAGCTTCGCCTACTACCTCATCCCCAGCTACCTGTTCCCGACGATCAGCACCATCTCGGTGCTCTGCCTGGTGTACAAGGACTCGGTCACGGCGCAGCAGATCGGGTCCGGCCTCAAGGGCCTGGGCGTCGGCTCCTTCGGCCTGGACTGGAACACCGTGGCCGGGTTCCTCGGCAACCCGCTGGCGTCGCCGGCCTTCACCATCGTCAACGTCATGGCCGGTTTCGCGCTCAGCACCTACGTCGCCGTGCCGCTGCTCTACTGGACCAACACCTACAACGCCAAGCGCTTCCCGCTCATCTCGCCTCACGTCTACGACGACGCCGGCGAGGCCTACGACACCAGCCGCGTCCTCGACCCAAAGACATTCGCCCTCAACCTCAAGGAGTACAACGCCTACAGCCGCATCAACGTCAGCGTGCTCTTCGCCATCAACTACGGCATTGGCTTCGCCAGCCTAATGTCCACGCTCTCGCATGTCGCGCTCTACCACGGCAA AGAGATTTGGGACCTGTGCCGGAAGGCAGCCGCGGGGAAGAAGGCGGACGGCGGTAAGGAGCAAGACGTGCACACGAGGATCATGAAGAGGAACTACAAGCATGTGCCGCAGTGGTGGTTCCTCCTCATGCTGGCCATCGTCCTGGCGCTGTCCCTCTTCACCTGCGAGGGGTTCGGCCGGCAGCTGCAGCTGCCCTACTGGGGCCTCCTCCTCGCCTGCGCCATCGCCTTCTCCTTCACCCTGCCCATTGGCGTCATCTCCGCGACAACCAACATG CAACCCGGGTTGAATGTCATCACGGAGCTCATCATCGGGTACCTGTACCCCGGGAAGCCATTGGCCAACGTGGTGTTCAAGACGTACGGCTTCATCAGCATGGGCCAGGCGCTGGCGTTCGTGTCGGACTTCAAGCTGGGGCACTACATGAAGATACCCCCGCGGTCCATGTTTTTCGCGCAGCTTGCCGGCACGCTGACGGCATCCACGGTGCACTTCGCGACGGCGTGGTGGCTGCTGACGACGGTCAGGAACATCTGCGACGTGGAgaagctccccgccgccggcagccCCTGGACGTGCCCCGGCGACGACGTCTTCTACAACGCCTCCATCATCTGGGGCGTCGTCGGCCCGCTGCGGATGTTCGGCCGCCTGGGCAACTACTGGCAGATGAACTACTTCTTCCTTATCGGCCTCCTGGCGCCGGTGCCCGCCTGGCTGCTGCAGCGCGCCTACCCGCGCAGCCGCGTGCTCCAAAGCGTCAACCTGCCGCTCATCTTCGCGGGCGCAAGCGGGCTGCTCCCCGCGCGCACCGTCAACTTCCTCATGTGGGGACTCGTCGGCTTCCTCTTCAACCACGTCGTCTACCGCCGGTACAAGGCCTGGTGGATGCAGTACAACTACGTGCTTGCTGCGGGCCTCGACGCCGGCGTCGCCTTCATGGGCGTGTTCACCTTCGTGGCGCTGGGCTACTTCGACATCTACGGACCACAGTGGTGGGGCGGTGTCGCCGACGACCACTGCAACCTGGCGCCGTGCCCCACGGCGCCAGGGGTCGTGGCCAAGGGATGCCCGCTAGTATAG